A DNA window from Lepidochelys kempii isolate rLepKem1 chromosome 9, rLepKem1.hap2, whole genome shotgun sequence contains the following coding sequences:
- the LOC140917782 gene encoding putative defense protein 3, whose product MGAPASACENMMPVHMGVQPQPSPAPYEIQIDASSFVNRQPINVQIVGPGYRGLLLEARTFGSTAALGTWQNPANNTKFLQCSGNPKGAITHSNTELKTSLTTYTWLPPTSGCPAIITFMATVAQSREIYWLGVQSKVIWRESKATCGAEKFTWTVTVVTMMSFHLI is encoded by the exons GAGCCCCAGCATCAGCCTGTGAGAATATGATGCCTGTGCATATGGGGGTCCAGCCCCAGccaagtccagccccctatgAGATCCAGATTGATGCATCTTCCTTTGTGAACAGGCAGCCGATTAATG TTCAGATTGTAGGGCCGGGATACAGAGGCCTGTTGCTGGAAGCTCGCACCTTTGGCTCCACGGCTGCACTTGGCACTTGGCAGAATCCTGCCAATAACACTAAGTTCTTACAG TGCTCTGGAAACCCAAAAGGTGCGATTACTCATTCTAACACAGAGTTAAAAACAAGCCTGACCACTTATACCTGGCTGCCCCCAACCTCTGGCTGCCCTGCCATTATTACATTCAT GGCAACTGTAGCACAGTCTCGTGAAATTTATTGGCTCGGTGTCCAATCCAAAGTAATCTGGAGAG AGTCTAAAGCTACATGTGGTGCTGAGAAGTTTACATGGACAGTTACTGTTGTGACAATGATGTCTTTCCACTTAATATAA
- the NDUFA1 gene encoding NADH dehydrogenase [ubiquinone] 1 alpha subcomplex subunit 1 — MWYEILPGAAVMCLCLTIPGVSLTHIHRYLNGGKEKRIARQPYQWHLMERDRRLSGVNEYHRSKGLENID, encoded by the exons ATGTGGTACGAGATCCTGCCCGGCGCGGCCGTCATGTGCCTGTGCCTGACCATCCCCGGCGTGTCGCTCACCCACATCCACAGATACCTCAACGGGGGCAAG GAAAAGAGAATTGCTCGCCAGCCCTACCAGTGGCACCTGATGGAGAGAGACCGGCGACTGTCGGGGGTTAATGAATACCATCGGTCCAAG GGATTGGAGAACATTGACTAA
- the UPF3B gene encoding regulator of nonsense transcripts 3B isoform X2, which produces MKEDKENTRPKEKRAPGAPLDLRGGGEPERPKDKKETLSKVVIRRLPPSLTKEQLEEHLQPLPEHDYFEFFANDSSLYPHMFSRAYINFKNQEDIVLFRDRFDGYVFVDHKGQEYAAIVEFAPFQKSAKKKNKKKDAKTGTIDDDPEYKKFLESYSADDEKLTSTPETLLEEIEARNKELIAKKTTPLLNFLKNKQLLKKPEKDERDLEKKEKFKKLEKENVREEKAAGTLSSVSAKRSDGETKEEKGKKSEDEYGKDYRDRERDFEREREYERLQREKQRRQDEERRRQKERFEKEKVFRRKEEEVKKEINSLRERGRKSDLPDFTGNTEKAEKITKDDKKEDAAKRDRIRNKDRPAMQLYQPGVRSRSRLCPYEDIATKSADQGADKKQESETSNTKEEE; this is translated from the exons ATGAAGGAGGATAAGGAGAACACTAGGCCTAAGGAGAAGCGGGCGCCCGGGGCCCCCCTGGAtctccgggggggcggggagcccgaGCGGCCCAAGGACAAGAAGGAGACGCTCAGCAAG GTGGTAATTCGACGCTTGCCTCCCAGTTTGACCAAGGAACAACTTGAAGAACATCTTCAGCCTTTGCCTGAACATGACTATTTTGAATTCTTTGCGAACGATTCCAG TTTGTATCCTCACATGTTTTCCAGAGCATACATCAACTTTAAAAACCAAGAAGACATAGTACTGTTCAGGGATCGTTTTGATGGTTATGTTTTTGTTGATCACAAAG GTCAGGAGTATGCTGCCATAGTCGAATTTGCACCTTTCCAAAAATCTGCAAAAAAGAAGAATAAGAAAAAGGATGCCAAAACTGGGACTATTGATGATG ACCCAGAGTataagaagtttttggaaagttacAGTGCAGATGATGAAAAGTTAACATCAACTCCTGAAACACTACTAGAGGAAATAGAGGCAAGAAACAAAGAGTTAATAG CTAAAAAGACAACTCCCCTTCTGAACTTCTTGAAAAACAAACAG CTACTTAAGAAACCAGAGAAAGATGAAAGAGACttggagaaaaaggaaaagttcaagaaactggaaaaagaaaatgtgagGGAGGAAAAAGCTGCTGGCACACTAAGCAGTGTGTCAGCCAAACGATCCGATGGAGAGACTaaagaagagaagggaaaaaa ATCTGAAGATGAATATGGAAAAGATTACAGGGACCGGGAGAGAGactttgaaagagagagagaatatgagaGACTGCAGCGGGAAAAACAGAGACGCCAAGACGAAGAGCGTCGTAGGCAGAAGGAACGCTTtgagaaagaaaaagtttttaGAAGAAAAGAGGAAGAGGTGAAAAAGGAGATAAACTCactcagagagagaggaaggaaaagtgATCTTCCAGACTTTACAGGCAACACAGAAAAAGCTGAGAAAATAACCAAAGATGACAAAAAAGAGGATGCAGCTAAGAGAGATCGCATCAGAAACAAG GATCGTCCAGCAATGCAGCTATACCAGCCAGGAGTTCGAAGTCGAAGTAGACTGTGTCCTTATGAAGACATTGCTACAAAGTCTGCAGACCAAGGAGCAGATAAAAAACAGGAAAGTGAGACCAGTAATACAAAAGAAGAGGAGTGA
- the UPF3B gene encoding regulator of nonsense transcripts 3B isoform X1, translating into MKEDKENTRPKEKRAPGAPLDLRGGGEPERPKDKKETLSKVVIRRLPPSLTKEQLEEHLQPLPEHDYFEFFANDSSLYPHMFSRAYINFKNQEDIVLFRDRFDGYVFVDHKGQEYAAIVEFAPFQKSAKKKNKKKDAKTGTIDDDPEYKKFLESYSADDEKLTSTPETLLEEIEARNKELIAKKTTPLLNFLKNKQRLREEKREERRRRELERKRQREEERRKWKEEERRKRKEAEKLKKVDKCPEKERDKSKDEPKIKLLKKPEKDERDLEKKEKFKKLEKENVREEKAAGTLSSVSAKRSDGETKEEKGKKSEDEYGKDYRDRERDFEREREYERLQREKQRRQDEERRRQKERFEKEKVFRRKEEEVKKEINSLRERGRKSDLPDFTGNTEKAEKITKDDKKEDAAKRDRIRNKDRPAMQLYQPGVRSRSRLCPYEDIATKSADQGADKKQESETSNTKEEE; encoded by the exons ATGAAGGAGGATAAGGAGAACACTAGGCCTAAGGAGAAGCGGGCGCCCGGGGCCCCCCTGGAtctccgggggggcggggagcccgaGCGGCCCAAGGACAAGAAGGAGACGCTCAGCAAG GTGGTAATTCGACGCTTGCCTCCCAGTTTGACCAAGGAACAACTTGAAGAACATCTTCAGCCTTTGCCTGAACATGACTATTTTGAATTCTTTGCGAACGATTCCAG TTTGTATCCTCACATGTTTTCCAGAGCATACATCAACTTTAAAAACCAAGAAGACATAGTACTGTTCAGGGATCGTTTTGATGGTTATGTTTTTGTTGATCACAAAG GTCAGGAGTATGCTGCCATAGTCGAATTTGCACCTTTCCAAAAATCTGCAAAAAAGAAGAATAAGAAAAAGGATGCCAAAACTGGGACTATTGATGATG ACCCAGAGTataagaagtttttggaaagttacAGTGCAGATGATGAAAAGTTAACATCAACTCCTGAAACACTACTAGAGGAAATAGAGGCAAGAAACAAAGAGTTAATAG CTAAAAAGACAACTCCCCTTCTGAACTTCTTGAAAAACAAACAG agactgagagaagaaaaaagagaggagaggagaagaagggaactggaaagaaaaagacaaagagaagaagaaaggaggaaatggaaagaagaagaaagaaggaagagaaaggaagcagAAAAACTGAAGAAAGTTGACAAATGCCCAGAGAAAGAAAGGGATAAATCAAAGGATGAACCAAAGATTAAA CTACTTAAGAAACCAGAGAAAGATGAAAGAGACttggagaaaaaggaaaagttcaagaaactggaaaaagaaaatgtgagGGAGGAAAAAGCTGCTGGCACACTAAGCAGTGTGTCAGCCAAACGATCCGATGGAGAGACTaaagaagagaagggaaaaaa ATCTGAAGATGAATATGGAAAAGATTACAGGGACCGGGAGAGAGactttgaaagagagagagaatatgagaGACTGCAGCGGGAAAAACAGAGACGCCAAGACGAAGAGCGTCGTAGGCAGAAGGAACGCTTtgagaaagaaaaagtttttaGAAGAAAAGAGGAAGAGGTGAAAAAGGAGATAAACTCactcagagagagaggaaggaaaagtgATCTTCCAGACTTTACAGGCAACACAGAAAAAGCTGAGAAAATAACCAAAGATGACAAAAAAGAGGATGCAGCTAAGAGAGATCGCATCAGAAACAAG GATCGTCCAGCAATGCAGCTATACCAGCCAGGAGTTCGAAGTCGAAGTAGACTGTGTCCTTATGAAGACATTGCTACAAAGTCTGCAGACCAAGGAGCAGATAAAAAACAGGAAAGTGAGACCAGTAATACAAAAGAAGAGGAGTGA